A DNA window from Primulina huaijiensis isolate GDHJ02 unplaced genomic scaffold, ASM1229523v2 scaffold208330, whole genome shotgun sequence contains the following coding sequences:
- the LOC140966968 gene encoding TPD1 protein homolog 1-like: protein MLEERISKMKCLVALSIFVFSVVGINGALEAANNEACIQESVLPSGIHAVTNYTGDESGTISRVGAGAPSCSIYYILVDQGATEPLPNGIPTYTVEVQNVCVSGCSISNIHLSCGWFSSARLVDPSIFRRVGYDDCLVNGGEPLSPGEALSFQYANTFMYPLYVSSVAC from the exons atgttAGAGGAAAGAATTTCGAAGATGAAATGTTTGGTCGCTCTTTCCATTTTTGTATTCTCAG TTGTGGGTATTAATGGTGCATTGGAAGCCGCTAATAATGAAGCTTGCATTCAAGAATCAGTCCTGCCAAGCGGAATTCACGCAGTCACTAATTACACTG GCGATGAATCCGGTACCATAAGTCGGGTCGGTGCTGGGGCGCCGTCTTGTTCGATATACTACATCCTTGTCGACCAGGGCGCGACGGAGCCGCTTCCCAATGGTATACCCACGTACACGGTGGAAGTTCagaatgtgtgtgtgagtgGTTGCAGCATCTCCAACATCCACCTCAGCTGCGGGTGGTTCAGCTCTGCCAGGCTGGTGGATCCGAGCATATTCCGGCGGGTTGGATACGATGATTGCCTTGTCAATGGCGGAGAGCCCCTCAGCCCCGGAGAAGCTCTTTCTTTTCAGTATGCCAATACTTTCATGTATCCTCTTTATGTATCATCCGTAGCTTGTTAA